The Paraburkholderia azotifigens nucleotide sequence TACGCCGCGGAAGTGATCGGCATGCTGCGCGCGAGCCAGCAGGAAGGGGCGGCGGCATGAGCGAGCGCGTGAATCCACTGGCGAACCTGGACGACTTCTCGGTCAAGCCGGCCGCTCGGAAGCCTAAACCGCAGCTCGAAGCGATCGAGCAACTGGCGCAGGAGACAGGATTTCCGAGCCGTCAGCCAGTTCGCGCCAAGCCTGCGGCGCCAGCGCGGAAACAACGGCGCTACACGACGGGGCGCAATGTCCAGATTCCGATCAAAGGGACGGCTGAAACGCGTGCCGAGCTTGAGGCGCTGGCCGATGAACTGCAAGTGCCCTTTGGTGAGGTGCTTGCGCGGGCGCTCATGGCCCTTCGTCGAGAGATGGACTCGAAATAGGGCGCTTCCAGATGGCTATCGGATAGCTGTTTGATACCAAACAGGTGCCGTGTAGCTAATAGTGACGAAGGGATGAACTGATTTATCCCCCTGGCGGTGCACAAGACTGCCGACGGCATACGCGCTGATGCCGACCGCATCTGAAGCCACTCCTATCTCATTTGGGCAAGCCGCGCAGCGGCGCGTCAGGCCCGTAGGGCGTGATCGTGTGGAGCCGGTGGGCGGGTGTGGTATCCCGGCGGAGGCCGGGACTGTCCACACCCTGGTGGTGTGGGCAGCGCAGCCGTCCACGGGCGGGCGCGAGTGGACCACGAGATCCTGTACAGACTACGGCGGGGGCCGCACAAGCGGCCCCTGCTCGTCATTCTGCGGCCTGAGCCGCCTGTTTGTAGCTCTGCACCATTAGATGATTTAACTGTTACGACGCGCGCAAAGGCACGGGCGCGATGCTGGTCGGGGGCGGTTCAGCAGTCCGGGCCGCGCGGTCATCTACGGCGCCCTGAACTTCGCGGGGGCGATGCTCGAGGTGCTGGTGCATGCGCGGAT carries:
- a CDS encoding stability/partitioning determinant, encoding MSERVNPLANLDDFSVKPAARKPKPQLEAIEQLAQETGFPSRQPVRAKPAAPARKQRRYTTGRNVQIPIKGTAETRAELEALADELQVPFGEVLARALMALRREMDSK